CACCGCCCCGGTGCTGGTCCCGGCGGCCCGGGAGCCCGAGCCCGAGCCGGGCGCCCGGACAGCGGACACCCCGGGCGCGGCGGCGCAGGGTGTGACGGCACCGGGCGTGGCGGCGCAGGGCGGCAAGGCGCCGGGGGTGACGGCGCGGGGCGCGAAGGAGTCGGCCGCGCCCCAGTAGTCCCGGCCGCCGCCCCCGGGGGCAGGGAGTCCGATCCCGTACCCCCGGGGGCGGCCCGGCGCACGGCCCGCCGGGCCGGGGGTTTCGGCCCGGGGTCAGCGGTCCACGGTGACCTGGAGTTCCTTCACCCCGTTCAGCCACGCCGACCGCAGTCTGCGGGGCTCACCCGCCAGCCGCAGATCCGGCAGCGCGTCCGCCAGCGCGTCGAACATCAGATCGATCTCCATCACCGCCAGCGACTTCCCCAGACAGAAGTGCGGACCCCCGCCGCCGAAGCCCAGATGCGGATTGGGGTCCCGGGTGATGTCGAAGCTCTCCGGGTCCGTGAAGACCTCGGGGTCGTTGTTGGCCGAGGAGTAGAAGAGCCCCACCCGCTCCCCCCGGGCGATCTCCTGTCCGCCGAGCACCAGATCCTCGGTCGCCGTGCGCTGGAACGAGACGATCGGGGAGGCCCAGCGCACGATCTCCTCCGCCGTTGTCGCGGGCCGCTCCCTCTGGTACAGCTCCCACTGCTCGGGATGGGTGAGGAAGGCGTGCATCCCATGGGTGAGGGCGTTGCGCGTGGTCTCGTTCCCGGCCACGGCCAGCAGGATGACGAAGAAGCCGAACTCGTCCGACGAGAGGTTGCCCGAACCCTCCGCCGCCACCAGCCGGCTGACGATGTCGTCGGCGGGGCACTCCTTGCGGGCGGCGGCGAGATTCATCGCGTACGCCATGAACTCCATCGTCGCCTCCAGCCCCACCTCCTCGGTGATCGCGAACTCGGGGTCGTCGTACGAGGCCATCCTGTTGGACCAGTGGAAGATCCTGGCCCGGTCCCGCTGCGGTATGCCGATCAGCTCGGCGATCGTCTGGAGCGGCAGTTCGACGGCGAGGGTGCTGACGAAGTCGAACGAGCCGCCGGTACGGGAACGGGCCACCGCGGCGTCGACGATCGCGCGGGCGCGCTCCCGCAACACGCCCTCCAGGGAGTTCACCGCCCGCGGGGTGAACCCGCGCTGCACGATCTGCCGTATCCGGGTGTGCTCCGGCGGGTCCATATTGAGCATGATCAGCCGCTGGACGTCGATCTGGTCGCGCTGGATCGACTCATGGAAACGGATGACCGCCGTATTGAGGTACGACGAGAAGAGATCCGGACGGGTCGAGACGTATTTGACGTCGGCGTGGCGGGTAACCGCCCAGTAGCCCCCGTCGTCGAAGCCCGTGGTGCCGGGCCGCTGGGGCACCCAGCAGACCGGGGCGGTCCGGCGGGCCAGCGCGAACTCCGGGTGCGGCACTCGGGCGCTCAGCAGATCGGGGTCGGTGAAGTCGAAGCCGTGCGGGATTCCGGCGATTCCGGGAAGACCGGGCAGACGAGGGCAGCGCATCGATCAACTCCTGGCCAGGCGTCGGCGTCAGGGACACCGCCTTGTTCTGGCGCAATATCGCTGACGTCCCATCAGGTGCTGTCCGAAAGCTAGTAACGAGTTCTACAACACGCAAGAGCGCGATGGCGGCCGACCGGGAGGCGGGGTGTGACGGGCACGCGGGACGCCGGTGCGGGAAGGGTGTGAGACCGGTGCACACCCCTTGCGTACCGAGGGTAACTCTCATAAGACTGAGCGGAGGCAACTAGAACGCGTACTAGTTTTTGCGTGGTGCGCCGGGACGCCCGCGCCTTCCTCAGACCCGGAGAGGACGAGTCATGGCCGCGGAACCCGTCATCGTGGAGGCCGTACGCACCCCCATCGGCAAGCGCGGAGGGTCGCTCGCCAATCTCCACCCCGCCTACCTCCTGGGCGAGACCTACCGCGAACTCCTCGCCCGCACCGGAATCCAGCCGGACTGCGTGGAACAGATCGTCGGCGGCACCGTCACCCACGCGGGCGAGCAGTCCATGAACCCGGCGCGCACCGCCTGGCTGGCGATGGGGCTCCCGTACGAGACCGCCGCGACCACCGTGGACTGCCAGTGCGGGTCCTCGCAGCAGGCGAGCCACCTGGTGGCCAACATGATCGCGTCGGGCGTCATCGACGTCGGCGTGAGCTGCGGCCTCGAATCGATGTCCCGGGTCCCGATCGGCAGCGCCACCAAACACGGCCCCGGCAAGCCCTTCCCTGACGAGTGGAACGTGGACCTGCCCAACCAGTTCGAGGCGGCCGAGCGGATCGCCCGCCGCCGGGGACTGGACCGGGAGCGGGTCGACGCGCTCGGGCTGCTCTCCCAGGAGCGCGCGGCGACCGCGTGGGCCGAGGAGCGCTTCAAGCGCGAGACCTTCGGCGTCCAGGTGCCCACCACGGACGAGGAGCAGGCCGCGGGCCAGGGGATGTGGCGGCTGGTCGACCGGGACGAGGGGCTGCGCGACACCAGCATGGCGGCGCTGGCGGCGCTGAAGCCGGTGATGCCCACCGCCGTGCACACGGCGGGCAACTCCTCCCAGATCTCCGACGGCGCCGCCGCGCTGATGTGGGCCTCCAAGCGGATGGCGCGGGCGCTGCGGCTGCGCCCCCGGGCCCGCATTGTGGCGCAGGCGCTGGTCGGCTCCGATCCGCACTTCCACCTCGACGGGCCGATCGACGCGACCCGCGCGGTCCTGGGGAAGGCGGGGATGTCGCTCAAGGACATCGACCTGGTGGAGATCAACGAAGCCTTCGCCTCGGTGGTGCTGAGCTGGGCGCAGGTCTTCGAGCAGGACCTGACGAAGGTGAACGTGAACGGTGGCGCGATCGCGCTCGGCCACCCCGTGGGGGCGACGGGCGCCCGGCTGATCACCACGGCCCTGTACGAGCTGGAGCGCCGGGACCAGGAGTTCGCGCTGGTGACGATGTGCGCGGGCGGCGGCCTCGCGACGGGCACCATCCTTCAGCGGCTGTAGGCCGGGCGGGGGGAGGGCCCGGCCGCGGCGGGGGGACGGCTGTGGGGCCGGGGCGATGTGCCCCGGCCCCACAGGGTGTACCGGTCTTCGGGCCTCAGGGGCTCCGGAGGGTCAGCGGTCCGCCGGCGCCGGCCAGCACCGGGCGGTACCGGTCAGTGCCGGTCCCAGGCTGTCAGTACCAGCCCTGGGTCTGCCAGGCGGACCAGGCGGCGCACGGGCTGCCGTAGCGGTCCTTCATATAGTCCACACCCCACTTGATCTGCGTCTCGGGGTTGGTGCGCCAGTCGGAACCGTGGGTGGCCATCTTGTTGCCCGGCAGGGCCTGCACCAGACCGTAGGCACCGCTCGACGGGTTGGTGGCGGTCACCTTCCAGTCGCTCTCGTGGTCAACGATCTTGTTGAAGCACTGGTACTGGGCGTCGTCCGCGAGCACCTTCTGGGCGATCGCCTGCGTGGACGCGACCGTGGGAGCCGCGGGAGCCGCGGGGGCGGCCGAGGCGGCGGGCGCGTTCACACCGAGGACCATGGCGGCGGAGGTCACCGCGAGCGCGGAACCGGCCAGGACGGCCTTCGGGGTGGCGATACGGCTGAGACGGGTGAGAGCGGCGCGGGACAAAGCGGGACACCTTACGTCGGGGACAGAACGGTCACCGGGGCGTACCGGACCCACGCGGATAGCGGTGGGGATTCCGGCCACCGGACGGCGCGAGCGGACCGCGGGGGGCGGGCCGCGCCGGGCGACCAGACAGTTGTAGCGGGCCGCGGACCGGGGCCGCAACGGTGCGGATTACTAGCGGGCCTCGCAGTCGGCCCGCTGTGACCTGGCCCCTTGACGGCCCCGTCCGGGCAGCTCAGTGGGTGGACGGGGGCCTTTCGCCGA
The nucleotide sequence above comes from Streptomyces clavuligerus. Encoded proteins:
- a CDS encoding cytochrome P450; amino-acid sequence: MRCPRLPGLPGIAGIPHGFDFTDPDLLSARVPHPEFALARRTAPVCWVPQRPGTTGFDDGGYWAVTRHADVKYVSTRPDLFSSYLNTAVIRFHESIQRDQIDVQRLIMLNMDPPEHTRIRQIVQRGFTPRAVNSLEGVLRERARAIVDAAVARSRTGGSFDFVSTLAVELPLQTIAELIGIPQRDRARIFHWSNRMASYDDPEFAITEEVGLEATMEFMAYAMNLAAARKECPADDIVSRLVAAEGSGNLSSDEFGFFVILLAVAGNETTRNALTHGMHAFLTHPEQWELYQRERPATTAEEIVRWASPIVSFQRTATEDLVLGGQEIARGERVGLFYSSANNDPEVFTDPESFDITRDPNPHLGFGGGGPHFCLGKSLAVMEIDLMFDALADALPDLRLAGEPRRLRSAWLNGVKELQVTVDR
- a CDS encoding steroid 3-ketoacyl-CoA thiolase; this translates as MAAEPVIVEAVRTPIGKRGGSLANLHPAYLLGETYRELLARTGIQPDCVEQIVGGTVTHAGEQSMNPARTAWLAMGLPYETAATTVDCQCGSSQQASHLVANMIASGVIDVGVSCGLESMSRVPIGSATKHGPGKPFPDEWNVDLPNQFEAAERIARRRGLDRERVDALGLLSQERAATAWAEERFKRETFGVQVPTTDEEQAAGQGMWRLVDRDEGLRDTSMAALAALKPVMPTAVHTAGNSSQISDGAAALMWASKRMARALRLRPRARIVAQALVGSDPHFHLDGPIDATRAVLGKAGMSLKDIDLVEINEAFASVVLSWAQVFEQDLTKVNVNGGAIALGHPVGATGARLITTALYELERRDQEFALVTMCAGGGLATGTILQRL
- a CDS encoding transglycosylase SLT domain-containing protein, whose amino-acid sequence is MSRAALTRLSRIATPKAVLAGSALAVTSAAMVLGVNAPAASAAPAAPAAPTVASTQAIAQKVLADDAQYQCFNKIVDHESDWKVTATNPSSGAYGLVQALPGNKMATHGSDWRTNPETQIKWGVDYMKDRYGSPCAAWSAWQTQGWY